A region of Nitrospira sp. CR1.1 DNA encodes the following proteins:
- a CDS encoding radical SAM protein — protein MSSNGLVQIDGLSPIKTEDRKQSKVMLLFPPEWVPTAPYLALPMLTAVLREAGHQVVQRDINIEMYDHFFSMEFLIWVKGRLGMHLKPLQDKEKAGTLTDQEASQKAVLEDAYAVDVFDLAERAEDAKLVVRGERFYHAEKLERALNTFREAMQYISAAYYPASLVFYPMESNLGYRPGVSKEVFACLDDEQVNVYRDICNQLVLPSVSKEKPAVIGISIGTQMQLMAGLTFCKMIKESFPEIRVVVGGNVVTRLQEEWAHHERFFTEVFDAAILYEGEHALLWYLEAVNGQRAMEQVPNLMYRDADGVKQSKEVYTEKTSALPLPDFDGFPLDRYFVPERIIPYLATRGCYWGRCTFCDHGQGYFDQYRGMSAQHVVEQVTALRDKYNCRHFLFSDESYPPALFKKVSQLLVDRNVGIKWTTLIRFEETLQDQAIWDLAAKAGCCTLYYGMESANERVLNLMDKHARKSVIQNNLHQAAKAGIWNHVMAFYGFPGETRDEALETRQFVIDNQPVIHSVELFYFVAYRHTPMVRNPDKFGITIHKQEEYDLPLDYYYTLNEPVGISCLDAMQLCEEFYKNDFQPWAVRVNSREHVFLYISKFGTNKLPQIYAATKDGATTEGVSGLVTWPMAVAEGAGEKDGETSLSRVVSHGVE, from the coding sequence ATGAGTAGTAACGGTCTCGTCCAAATCGACGGGCTGTCGCCGATCAAAACGGAAGATCGGAAGCAGTCGAAGGTCATGTTGTTGTTCCCGCCGGAGTGGGTGCCGACTGCGCCCTACCTCGCCCTGCCGATGTTGACCGCCGTGCTGCGGGAGGCCGGCCATCAGGTCGTGCAGCGCGATATCAACATCGAGATGTACGACCACTTCTTCAGCATGGAGTTTCTCATCTGGGTGAAGGGCCGTCTGGGCATGCACCTCAAGCCGCTCCAGGACAAGGAGAAGGCTGGGACGCTGACCGACCAGGAGGCCAGCCAGAAAGCGGTGCTAGAAGACGCCTATGCGGTGGACGTGTTCGATCTCGCGGAGCGGGCCGAAGATGCCAAATTAGTTGTACGCGGCGAGCGGTTCTACCATGCGGAAAAATTGGAACGCGCGCTCAATACGTTTCGCGAAGCGATGCAGTACATCTCCGCCGCCTACTATCCGGCCTCGCTCGTGTTCTACCCCATGGAAAGTAATCTGGGCTATCGGCCTGGCGTGTCCAAGGAAGTGTTCGCCTGTCTCGACGATGAGCAGGTCAACGTCTATCGCGACATCTGCAATCAATTGGTGCTGCCCAGCGTGAGCAAGGAAAAGCCGGCGGTGATCGGCATTTCCATCGGCACGCAAATGCAGCTGATGGCCGGCCTCACGTTCTGCAAGATGATCAAGGAGAGCTTTCCGGAGATCCGCGTCGTGGTCGGTGGCAACGTCGTGACGCGATTGCAGGAAGAATGGGCGCACCATGAGCGGTTTTTCACCGAGGTATTCGACGCGGCCATTTTGTATGAAGGCGAGCATGCGCTGCTCTGGTATCTGGAGGCCGTGAACGGCCAGCGGGCGATGGAGCAGGTGCCGAATCTCATGTATCGCGACGCGGACGGCGTGAAGCAGAGTAAGGAAGTGTACACGGAGAAAACCTCCGCGCTGCCGCTCCCGGATTTCGACGGCTTTCCGCTGGATCGTTATTTCGTGCCCGAGCGCATCATTCCATATCTTGCCACGCGCGGCTGCTACTGGGGCCGATGCACCTTTTGCGATCACGGACAGGGCTATTTCGACCAGTACCGCGGCATGAGCGCGCAGCACGTGGTGGAGCAAGTCACGGCGCTGCGGGACAAGTATAACTGCCGCCATTTTCTCTTCTCCGACGAGTCCTATCCACCCGCGCTGTTCAAGAAGGTGTCGCAATTGCTCGTGGACCGGAACGTCGGTATCAAGTGGACCACGTTGATCCGTTTCGAAGAGACTTTGCAGGATCAGGCGATTTGGGATCTCGCGGCGAAGGCCGGCTGCTGCACGCTCTACTACGGCATGGAATCCGCGAACGAGCGTGTGTTGAATCTCATGGACAAGCATGCGCGGAAGAGCGTGATCCAGAACAATCTGCACCAAGCGGCCAAGGCCGGCATCTGGAACCACGTGATGGCGTTCTACGGGTTCCCGGGCGAGACGCGCGATGAGGCGCTGGAGACGCGGCAGTTCGTCATCGACAATCAGCCGGTGATCCATTCGGTCGAGCTGTTTTATTTCGTGGCCTATCGCCACACGCCGATGGTGCGCAATCCGGACAAGTTCGGTATCACGATCCATAAGCAAGAGGAGTATGACCTGCCGCTGGATTATTACTACACGCTGAATGAGCCGGTGGGGATCTCTTGCCTAGACGCGATGCAGCTCTGCGAAGAGTTTTATAAGAACGACTTTCAGCCTTGGGCGGTGCGGGTGAATAGCCGCGAACATGTGTTCCTCTACATCTCCAAATTCGGCACGAACAAGTTGCCGCAGATTTATGCGGCGACGAAGGATGGCGCAACGACCGAAGGGGTATCGGGGTTGGTGACCTGGCCGATGGCCGTCGCCGAAGGAGCAGGAGAGAAGGACGGGGAGACGTCGCTCTCGCGGGTGGTCTCCCACGGCGTCGAATAA
- a CDS encoding radical SAM protein: MRVEYTKGERASRELIMLQRQSSEAAAGRKMKVMLIFPPDWFPSEPYLSLPSLTAVLRQAGHQVVQKDINLEMWDWYFSEDFLKKVLRKVPQQLDRLRKLAKKRELEDWENDLQLQLCEVSRQRIDELIRKAEQAKAIIRGEIFYEIDQLEWAIQVFREVTAVISLVYAPARICMPPMETNLSYKVFVSSEVIEAVNDAQVNVYRDVFEQLVKPAIQAEQPDVIGISIVLQQQMFSSMTFCALIKQHFPHIHVTIGGNTVTRLRDVLPQSPLFQYFDSAVVYEGETAFVQLVSAVGAKQSLADVPNTIYKDASGVHVSATSFAEDMQTLPPPDFDGLPLGKYFVPTKILPYLATRGCYWGRCEFCDHGEGYTAGYRSKKIQDVLAEITYLRDKYGARHFHFTDESYPPALFRKLTRGLIDSDMGIAWTTHMRFEKSLLEDQVWQDAKDSGCKYLHFGYESGNERVLRLMDKATTTEIMMKHLKYTAEAGIWNHCMGFFGFPGETREEAWSSVQFLEQNKDHVHSLGFGTFDLGRHNPVAKNPEKFGVTAYKNPEWDLALDYYFTVKQGLSIEEAERVFEEFERNHNPGWDLRLFIREYIFLYIARFGLQKLPDLQYRAAKIAGAVPTLAGKM; the protein is encoded by the coding sequence ATGCGGGTTGAGTACACAAAGGGCGAGCGGGCGTCGCGCGAGCTGATCATGCTCCAGCGCCAATCGTCTGAAGCCGCCGCCGGCCGGAAGATGAAGGTCATGCTCATCTTTCCGCCCGACTGGTTCCCTTCCGAACCCTATCTCAGTCTTCCATCCCTCACCGCCGTCCTCCGCCAAGCTGGGCATCAGGTCGTTCAAAAAGACATCAATCTCGAGATGTGGGATTGGTACTTCAGCGAAGACTTTCTCAAGAAGGTCTTGCGCAAGGTGCCGCAGCAGCTCGATCGCCTGAGGAAGCTGGCAAAGAAGCGCGAGTTGGAGGACTGGGAAAACGATCTTCAGCTGCAGCTTTGCGAGGTGAGCCGCCAGCGGATCGACGAACTGATCAGGAAGGCGGAGCAGGCCAAGGCGATCATTCGCGGGGAAATATTCTACGAAATCGACCAGTTGGAATGGGCGATTCAAGTCTTTCGTGAGGTCACCGCGGTGATCTCCCTGGTCTATGCCCCGGCGCGGATCTGCATGCCGCCGATGGAGACCAACCTCTCCTATAAGGTGTTCGTCTCCAGCGAAGTGATCGAGGCGGTGAACGACGCCCAGGTGAACGTCTACCGCGATGTGTTCGAGCAGCTGGTGAAGCCGGCCATTCAGGCCGAGCAGCCGGATGTGATCGGCATCTCGATCGTGTTGCAGCAGCAGATGTTCTCCTCCATGACCTTCTGCGCGCTCATTAAGCAACACTTTCCCCACATTCATGTCACGATCGGCGGCAACACGGTCACGCGTCTGCGCGACGTGCTCCCGCAGTCGCCGTTGTTTCAGTACTTTGACAGCGCCGTGGTTTATGAAGGGGAGACGGCGTTTGTGCAACTCGTGTCGGCGGTGGGCGCGAAGCAGAGCCTGGCCGACGTGCCGAACACCATCTATAAGGACGCGAGCGGCGTACATGTGTCCGCGACAAGTTTCGCCGAAGATATGCAGACCCTGCCGCCGCCGGATTTCGACGGGCTGCCGCTGGGGAAATATTTCGTCCCGACGAAGATCCTGCCCTATTTGGCGACGCGAGGATGTTATTGGGGCCGCTGCGAATTCTGCGATCATGGCGAGGGCTACACGGCGGGCTACCGGTCGAAAAAGATTCAAGACGTGCTGGCGGAGATCACCTACCTGCGCGACAAGTACGGGGCGAGACATTTCCACTTCACCGATGAGTCGTATCCGCCGGCCCTGTTCCGGAAACTCACGCGCGGCTTGATCGACAGCGACATGGGGATCGCCTGGACGACCCACATGCGGTTCGAGAAGAGTTTGCTGGAGGATCAAGTCTGGCAGGATGCGAAGGACAGCGGCTGCAAGTACCTCCACTTCGGCTACGAATCTGGCAATGAGCGGGTGCTCAGGCTGATGGACAAGGCCACGACCACCGAAATCATGATGAAACACTTGAAGTATACCGCCGAGGCCGGCATCTGGAATCACTGCATGGGGTTCTTCGGCTTTCCCGGCGAGACGCGCGAGGAGGCCTGGTCGTCGGTACAGTTCTTGGAACAGAACAAGGATCACGTCCACTCGCTCGGCTTCGGGACGTTTGATCTTGGCCGGCACAATCCCGTGGCGAAGAATCCGGAGAAGTTCGGTGTGACGGCCTATAAGAATCCCGAGTGGGATCTGGCGCTGGATTATTACTTCACGGTGAAGCAGGGCTTGAGCATCGAAGAGGCGGAGCGGGTGTTTGAAGAATTTGAACGGAACCACAACCCCGGCTGGGACCTGCGGCTGTTCATCCGCGAATACATTTTTCTCTACATCGCGCGCTTCGGGTTGCAGAAGCTGCCGGATCTTCAGTATCGCGCGGCGAAAATCGCCGGGGCCGTGCCGACGCTGGCGGGGAAGATGTAG
- a CDS encoding MBL fold metallo-hydrolase, whose protein sequence is MEVAMVSVPLNNLTNDSINSDDAILLFESGSHKVYWIGTHTGGDEIECNTYLIIDGNEGYLLEPGGFDRFPHVFKKVCLLLSPMSITHLFFSHQDPDICASFPSWTKWNEHIKLVVSSLWTRFMLHYESRDVSGKAHHLDFVKVPDEGLSIPLKEGGRLDCISAPFLHSPGNILVHDTVSGFLFSGDVGAAMYKDHTFRLVIDDWTLHTQAMQGFHQRYMSSNRAVAGMNTRLAPLPITAILPQHGCIFRGEEVSRFTQWLGKLPVGADYFYPDVA, encoded by the coding sequence ATGGAGGTTGCCATGGTTTCTGTTCCGCTGAATAATTTAACCAATGATTCGATCAACTCCGACGACGCAATCCTGCTTTTTGAAAGCGGTAGCCACAAGGTCTATTGGATCGGCACACACACTGGAGGAGACGAGATAGAGTGCAACACCTACCTGATTATCGACGGAAACGAAGGCTACCTGCTTGAACCGGGTGGGTTCGACCGGTTTCCACACGTGTTCAAGAAAGTGTGCCTTCTCCTCAGCCCGATGAGCATCACCCACCTGTTCTTCAGCCACCAAGATCCCGATATCTGCGCCTCATTTCCCAGTTGGACCAAGTGGAATGAACACATCAAGCTGGTCGTGTCGAGCCTATGGACTCGGTTCATGCTGCATTACGAATCCAGAGACGTGAGCGGCAAGGCTCACCATCTCGATTTCGTCAAAGTACCGGACGAGGGCCTTTCGATCCCGTTGAAAGAAGGCGGCCGACTCGATTGTATCTCCGCGCCATTTCTTCACTCCCCCGGTAATATTCTTGTTCACGATACGGTCAGCGGGTTCCTGTTTTCAGGAGATGTCGGAGCAGCCATGTACAAGGACCACACATTCAGGCTCGTGATCGATGATTGGACCCTGCACACCCAAGCCATGCAGGGATTTCATCAACGCTATATGTCCAGCAACCGGGCTGTCGCCGGGATGAACACACGACTCGCACCACTGCCGATCACGGCAATTCTTCCTCAGCACGGATGCATTTTTCGCGGGGAAGAGGTCTCGCGCTTTACGCAATGGCTCGGCAAACTCCCCGTCGGAGCCGACTATTTCTATCCCGACGTAGCTTAA
- a CDS encoding methyltransferase domain-containing protein, whose translation MSVPSFTAHNIRLDGGRRTIPDAPLLVEEWPGFHSLRRLLDVVFPAGKENHRIVDLGCLEGGYSVGFARMGFEAVGIEVRDANFQCCSYVKEHVSLPNLQFVQDNVLNFSSYGRFDTVFCCGLLYHLDQPKAFLEQVAKQTKKMLILDTHFSIESDRVKSQYVLSPMTSNESLKGRWYREFQDNASVDERQGLRWASFHNSQSFWVKREDLIGLIYELGFKTVFEQFDHHAPDMTKVLTDSYEYSLRGRFVGIR comes from the coding sequence ATGAGCGTGCCTTCCTTTACTGCACACAACATCCGGCTCGATGGCGGCAGGCGCACCATACCTGATGCGCCACTGTTGGTGGAGGAGTGGCCTGGGTTTCACTCTCTCAGGAGGCTGTTAGACGTGGTGTTTCCTGCCGGCAAGGAGAACCATCGCATTGTGGATCTGGGATGTTTGGAAGGGGGCTACTCGGTCGGATTTGCCAGGATGGGATTCGAGGCGGTGGGGATCGAGGTCAGAGACGCGAACTTTCAATGCTGCTCCTATGTGAAGGAGCATGTCAGTCTCCCGAATCTGCAATTCGTGCAGGACAATGTGTTGAACTTTTCCTCTTATGGCAGATTTGACACGGTGTTTTGCTGTGGTCTGCTCTATCACTTGGATCAACCAAAAGCATTTCTGGAACAGGTGGCCAAGCAGACGAAAAAAATGCTCATTCTTGATACGCATTTTTCGATCGAGTCCGATCGGGTAAAATCGCAGTATGTGCTTTCTCCCATGACATCGAACGAGTCTCTGAAGGGCCGTTGGTATAGAGAGTTCCAGGACAATGCCTCCGTTGACGAACGGCAAGGGCTTCGCTGGGCCTCTTTTCATAATAGCCAGTCATTTTGGGTGAAACGGGAAGACCTGATCGGACTGATATACGAATTGGGTTTCAAGACGGTCTTTGAGCAATTTGATCATCACGCTCCGGACATGACAAAGGTCTTGACTGACAGTTACGAATATTCACTGCGAGGAAGATTTGTCGGCATTCGGTAG
- a CDS encoding NAD(P)H-binding protein: protein MEAQDEGRLDRRTTGFIKSALVQDAVGRGHEVTAIVRHPNTLPPHPHLHPLKADIYQADEVARSVGGHGAVTSAFNPSWSNPYIYNRQVKGAKAIIGGSRLALWSIFCWRGMNLRLRRATTSLKRSAS from the coding sequence ATAGAGGCGCAGGATGAGGGTCGCCTTGATCGACGCACCACCGGATTCATCAAATCGGCTCTTGTGCAGGACGCCGTGGGCCGCGGCCATGAGGTCACGGCCATCGTGCGGCATCCGAACACATTACCGCCGCACCCGCATCTTCATCCCCTGAAAGCCGATATCTACCAGGCCGATGAGGTGGCTCGTTCGGTTGGCGGTCACGGGGCCGTTACCAGCGCCTTCAATCCAAGTTGGAGCAATCCGTACATCTACAACCGTCAGGTCAAGGGCGCGAAAGCCATTATCGGTGGATCGCGATTAGCCCTGTGGTCTATCTTTTGTTGGCGAGGGATGAACCTTCGACTCCGGCGGGCAACGACTTCCTTGAAACGCTCTGCCTCGTGA
- a CDS encoding MBL fold metallo-hydrolase gives MSGSPDHRKEGLMTVSKWFPCWLIIGCLVMHSVEAAAQQSRPDDEITRLADNVYLFRHQFHQAVFITTPQGVIVTDPISADAAAWLNAEIKKLTDQPVRYVIYSHHHNDHITGGSVFAEHAIYVSHALARPNILQAADPATPVPDITFTDRLSIDLGGTHVELIYTGRNHSDNSVVVLLPQHKLLFAVDFIPVETVAYRTLKSDYPDEWIESLKKVEQLDFEMLVPGHGKIGRKDHVRLFRGYLEDLRAAVLEHVKQGRSMEETKQAVRLPKYEQWQRYADWFPENVEGMYRYLSQANH, from the coding sequence ATGAGCGGGTCGCCGGATCATCGCAAGGAGGGGCTCATGACGGTTTCGAAATGGTTCCCCTGTTGGCTGATCATTGGCTGTCTAGTGATGCACAGTGTCGAGGCGGCAGCCCAACAATCACGACCCGATGATGAAATCACCAGGCTGGCCGACAACGTCTATCTGTTCCGGCATCAATTCCATCAGGCTGTGTTTATCACGACGCCGCAGGGCGTGATCGTCACCGACCCGATCAGCGCAGACGCGGCCGCTTGGCTGAATGCCGAGATCAAGAAACTCACGGATCAGCCGGTACGGTACGTCATCTACAGCCATCACCACAACGACCACATCACCGGCGGCAGCGTCTTTGCCGAGCACGCTATTTATGTCAGCCATGCTCTGGCTCGGCCGAACATTCTGCAGGCGGCGGATCCGGCAACTCCCGTTCCGGACATCACCTTCACCGACCGATTGTCCATCGACCTCGGCGGCACTCACGTTGAATTGATTTATACCGGCAGGAACCATTCGGACAACAGCGTGGTCGTCCTGTTGCCTCAGCACAAGCTGCTGTTCGCCGTGGATTTCATTCCCGTCGAAACCGTCGCCTATCGCACGCTGAAGAGCGACTATCCCGACGAGTGGATCGAATCGCTCAAGAAGGTTGAGCAGTTGGATTTTGAGATGCTCGTGCCCGGCCATGGGAAGATCGGCAGGAAGGACCACGTGCGCCTGTTTCGCGGCTATCTTGAAGATCTCCGGGCCGCCGTACTCGAGCACGTGAAGCAAGGCCGCAGCATGGAAGAAACCAAGCAGGCCGTAAGGCTTCCCAAATATGAGCAGTGGCAGCGCTATGCCGATTGGTTTCCGGAGAACGTGGAAGGCATGTATCGGTATCTGTCGCAGGCGAATCACTAA
- a CDS encoding efflux transporter outer membrane subunit, which translates to MRVVALMGAAVLLSACAMGPDYSRPDIPVTESFRMAGEEKDLPSLANMPWWELYRDEELQKLIRVSLEENKDLERAVATVEEFKARLFISRTDYAPQLTATANGPIVREGGVRFPGFSNPFNYYLQGNLAWEIDVWGRIRRSNEAARADLLAREDNRRAIVLQLVGGVAQSYFDLRQFDLQLEIAERTLKAWNESVRISQARHRQGLIDRLDVEQFQAERENAAARIADLKRQMIQKENELSVLLGRNPGQIPRGLALTGQTMPPFVPAGLPSELLQRRPDIVQAEQQLAAATARIGAAKADRFPKISLTGTLGIANPSLGKLFTPGGDFGVLGPGLTGSLLNAQALGFQQDAAEAQARQAVAQYKQTILVAFKEVEDALVGVSTAREQAAAQERQVNALQAALRLASLRYKGGLANYLDVLIAQRNLFDAELSLASTRRLYLTSVVQLYKALGGGWSLEEQGPARPMATAVEAQSK; encoded by the coding sequence ATGCGTGTTGTCGCGTTGATGGGAGCCGCTGTGTTGTTGTCGGCCTGCGCGATGGGGCCGGATTACTCGCGGCCCGACATTCCCGTCACCGAGTCGTTCCGGATGGCCGGGGAAGAGAAAGATCTGCCGTCGCTCGCCAACATGCCTTGGTGGGAGCTCTATCGGGATGAAGAACTTCAAAAACTGATCCGCGTATCGCTGGAGGAGAACAAGGATCTTGAGCGCGCCGTGGCGACCGTCGAAGAATTCAAGGCGCGGCTATTCATCTCCAGAACCGACTATGCGCCGCAACTGACCGCGACGGCGAATGGACCTATTGTGCGAGAAGGTGGTGTCCGGTTTCCCGGATTCAGCAACCCCTTCAACTATTATTTGCAGGGCAATCTCGCTTGGGAGATCGACGTTTGGGGACGCATCCGCCGCTCCAACGAAGCCGCGCGGGCCGACCTGCTGGCCAGGGAGGACAACCGACGCGCGATCGTGCTGCAGTTGGTCGGAGGCGTGGCGCAGTCGTATTTCGATCTGCGGCAGTTCGATCTGCAATTGGAAATCGCCGAGCGCACCTTGAAGGCGTGGAATGAATCGGTGCGCATCAGTCAGGCGCGCCACAGGCAGGGATTGATTGATCGGCTGGATGTCGAGCAGTTCCAGGCCGAGCGGGAAAACGCGGCAGCCCGTATCGCCGATTTGAAACGCCAAATGATTCAGAAGGAAAATGAACTGAGCGTGTTATTGGGGAGGAATCCCGGCCAGATTCCGAGAGGTCTGGCGTTGACCGGGCAAACGATGCCACCCTTCGTGCCGGCCGGCCTGCCCTCCGAACTGCTGCAGCGACGCCCGGATATCGTGCAGGCTGAGCAGCAGTTGGCTGCGGCGACCGCCAGGATCGGGGCCGCGAAGGCCGACCGCTTTCCCAAAATCTCCCTCACCGGGACGTTGGGCATCGCGAATCCGAGCTTGGGGAAGCTGTTCACTCCAGGCGGGGATTTCGGGGTGTTGGGTCCCGGGTTGACCGGCTCGTTGCTGAATGCGCAGGCGCTCGGGTTTCAACAGGACGCGGCCGAGGCCCAGGCCCGCCAGGCAGTGGCCCAATACAAGCAGACGATTCTCGTAGCGTTCAAAGAAGTCGAAGATGCGTTGGTGGGCGTCAGCACCGCCCGCGAGCAGGCGGCGGCGCAGGAGCGACAGGTCAATGCCTTGCAAGCGGCGCTGCGACTCGCCAGTCTCCGCTACAAGGGCGGTCTGGCGAACTATTTGGACGTGCTGATCGCGCAACGCAATCTGTTCGACGCCGAACTCTCCCTTGCCTCGACCCGTCGTCTCTATCTGACGTCGGTGGTTCAACTCTACAAAGCCTTGGGGGGAGGGTGGTCACTGGAGGAACAGGGGCCGGCACGGCCGATGGCGACCGCCGTCGAGGCCCAATCCAAATGA